AAAAGGTCCTCCATAAGGCACTCTCCGTTTTCCTCACAGAGGCGAGGATGCATGACCAAAAAATCATGGTTGAGCTCTAAACGAATTCGTTCTGCAAGCTCCCAGAAGTTTATGTCTTTCATGCTGGGGCAGGCACCACTGCACGTACACATGAGAATGGCTTTTTTCGCCATAATTGTATGACCTCCTTTTTTGCATTTTTGCGCAATTATACAACCAATTATACAACAAATAGAGCCAAGGGTCAACCTCTTTTAAAGCCATTTCATTAAAACCGCCAGGAAAATCAATATACGGGAACCAGGGTCAGGTCTCCGCACCAGAGCGAACATTCCGTGGGTTGATGCCTCGTTGTGCACCTTAACTCTCGGGGTGTACTTGAAAACGCTTGATTGCGACGCGTAAAACATGGTGATGCATTTTCACGCAAACCCTACCCCTGCGAATTTTCCCGCTCTGGTCAGAAACGTTTATAATCCATCCTTCCCATCCCTCGTTTTTCAACCTGGAGATTTTTGTGCTACAATGGAGAAAGGTCCGGGAAAAGCAAGAGGATGAAGAAAGCCGTCACAAAACGGATAAAGACTAGAAGCCCTGAATATGGGGTAAATTGTTCCATTGCAGGGAAGTTCAACCATGATAGAAAAGGAGGTTTCCGGTGTGGTGCCCTTATCCCTTTTCCCAGGGTATTTCAGGGAGCGAACGCAGGAGATTTTCTCAGGGGTGAACACCAATCCATTTTTTGCTTTCCGGGTTTTTCCCTGGATTGCTTCCCGACTTTCCCAGAGAGCGAGGATTAAAAAAGAGGTGGGGGCGACGACATGAAACGCCTTTTGATTGCCATTATCCTTTGTTTTGTGATCGCCCTTCCTCTTCTAGCCAGAGAAAACCTCATCATCCAGTCCCGGGAACTCCTGGAGGAACTGGAAGAATCGGTGGACCGTTCGCTTTTTACTTCCCTTCTACGGCGGGCGGAAGGAGTGGCCATTTTCCCCGAAGTGAAGCGAGTGGGCCTTTTCCTGGGAGGGTATTTCGGAGAAGGGCTGGTTCTACGGAAAGACAAAAAGGGGCGATTTTTTGGACCAGCTTTTTTGAAAATCGAGGGCCTGAGCGTGGGACCGCAAATTGGGGTCCAGGTGCAGGGTCTGGTGCTTCTCCTCATGAATCGCCAGGGAATCGAAGCCTTTTATAAAGACGGCTTCACCCTGGGAGGGAACATCTCCATTGCTGCCGGCCCCTTGGGACGGGGATTTTCGGCCGGAGTGGATACGGAGCTTTCCTCATCCATTTATGCTTATGCCATTGCCCGGGGGTTTTTCGCCGGGATATCCATTGAAGGTGCCCGAATCAGGGACAATAAAAAGGCCAACGAAGCCTTCTTCGGCCGGAAAACCTCAGTGCAGGAGATTTTGACCGAAAAACAGGCCGAAGACCGCGCCACCCGGGAGCTCATTCGAACCATACGGAGACTCCGGCTGGGAGAAGGGGAGGAAACATGAGGGTTCTGGGTTCTATTGTTCTTGCTCTTGTCGTTCTCACCCTCTTTCTTTTCTCCTTTATTCTACCGTTTTTTTCCCTCTTTCTCCTGGGGATAGCGGTGGTGGTGGTGTTTTTCCTACTTCTGCGGCTATCCCTTCTCTTTTTGCCGCTTTTTTTGGCGTTCTATCTCATTGCCTTTCTCTGGCGGTGGCTCTTTTAGGATGACAAGGGTCGGTTACTTCTGTAGCTACGTTCCCTGGGAACTCCTTTCGGCCTGCGGTCTAGAGGGAGTTTTTCTTTCTCCCTCCCGGCAACCCTCCCCAGAAGTGGAAGCGCTTTTCCCTGTTCCCTTCTGTCCTCTGGCCAAGATAGTGGGAGAGGAGATCCGCTCGAGGGACTTTGATCTTACGGTCTTTGCCCTTTCCTGTGACACCTCCCGGCGAACCTGGGAAACCGTCAGAAATCTTTTCCCCCAAAAAGAAGTTCTTTCCCTTGAAGTCCCCTTTGGGGACTCTGCTCTCCAGATCCAGAAATTCGCCCGGGAACTGGAGCATTTAGGCCAGATTCTCGCTCGGCGGCAGGGTTTGCACCCTCTGGATTTAGAAATGCGCCTGGATGCTATACTCTCCTCGGCGTTTTCCGAGAAAAAGCTTGTAGGAGAGCTCTTTTTTGGAGGGAAAATCTCCGGAAGAACTCTTCTTCGGCACGAAATGGGGAAAACGATTGTCTTACAAACGGTTGAAAAACCCTTTATTCTCTCCGGATCCCACCTCTTTGTGGATAACCTGGCCACGCTTCTGGAAGAGCGAAACATCTCCTTCGTGGAAGAAACCCCCCTGGGGGTTCGGCGTTTTGCCCTGGTCCCCTTCAAAGGGGATCTCGTTCCCTCTTCGGATCCCTTTTTAGATCTGGCCCGGATGTACCTCTCCTATAAATTTCCCTGCCCCCGGGAACGGAATCTCCGTCTTCGAACCTTGAAAGCACTGATAACCCACCTTGAGGCCCGAGGGATAATCTATCTCTATCCCAAGTTCTGTGACTTTGCCCTGCACGACTTGGCCCATATCCGTCGCTATATAACACTTCCCATTCTTTCCTTAGAGCACGATCTCACTCCCAACCTCCCTCAGTGGACCACACGCTTAGAGGGTTTCCTGGAAGTGACTGGCAGTGCATAAGAAGAGCGCCTTTCTCCTGCAGAGTATCAGCTTTCTCCTGGAACGCCCAACGCTTTTTGCGCTTCTCAAACCCTATCTTTGGTGGCTGCAGTGGAAAAATCCCTTCCCGACCTTAGCCCAGTTTTCCTACAGAATCACTTTAGAAAACGTACTCACCCTCTACGGACGAAAAAAGCCGGTGGTGTGGGCCAGCCTCTTTTTCCCAGCGGAATTCATTTATGCTCTGGACGGAGCCCCCTTTTACCCTGAAATCACTGCCGGCCTTTTTTCGGCACTCGGGGTGGGCGCCATTCCCTTGTTTCACGCTGAAAGCCACTTTTTCTCTGCGGACCTCTGTAGCTACCACCGCCTGAGCGTAGGAGCGAGCATGCTCCGCTTCTTTCCCCGTCCAGATTTCCTCTGTGCTACAAGCGGTATCTGTCGGGAGACGGTTCCTTTTTTTCAGACTCTGGCCGAGCTCTTCGGAGTTCCTCTCTACCTCGTCGATATTCCCCACGAGTTTTCCCCAAAAACCGTGCGTTACGTAGCTAGCCAACTTCGATCCATCGCTCAAAACCTGAAGCGCGACAGACGAGTTACCTGGGATTTCGAACGTCCTTTTGAATTGGCCCAAAAAACCCAAACGGTGCTTCAGGAAATCGAAGCCCTGCGCCGCAAAAAGGAAGTCATGATTCTTCCACCCACCAAAAACCTGGATTACCTCCCCTATTACTACCAGTTCATGGGAAGCGAGACCTCTCTTTCCTTTTTCCAGAAACTCCGGGATGAGCTGCGCCAAAATCCGAAAAATCCCTTGCCACATCGCCTTCTCTGGCTCCATCTCAAACCCTTCTATTCAAATTTCCTCTCGGCACTTTTGACCGAGCTCGGCCTGGGGATAGCGTTCGAAGAATTTGCTGCCACCTATTCCGGGGAGCTCAAACCCAAAGAACCCTTCCAAGGTTTGGCCGAAAAAATCACTGTAATGAGTCACGCCTTGATGGACGAAAAGGCTCGGATAGCAAGAATTCTGCAGTGGGTTTCGGAGTACCAGACCGAAGGGGTCATTCAGTTCAACCAGTGGGGATGCCGCCAGAGCCAGGGGATGAATGCTCTACTGCGGAAAACCTTGCGAGGGGAGGGAGTGCCGGTGCTTTTCTTGGATGGCGACCACATAGACCGCCGCCACCACACCGAAGAGCAGTGGCGCACGCGCTTACAGGCCTTTGCAGAAATGCTGGGCGGTTGAAGCACTTGCCTGGGGAAGCAAACTATAGTACAGTAGCCCGGGGTGAGAACCGTGTACGTGGCAGGCCTTGATATCGGATCCCAATCAACCTGTGCGGTTATCTGGGATGGAGAAAAAATCCGTGGTGTGGCGCTCCGCCCAAGCGGGGTCAACCCAAAGCAAAGGGCCGAGGAAGTCCTGGAAAACGCCCTTCGGGAAGCCCGCATGAGCCGTAGTAGCCTGGGAAAAGTGGTCGCCACCGGGTACGGCCGCTACCAGGTGGAAGCAGATCTTCGGGTGAGCGAAATCACCTGTCAGGCCAAAGGAGTGGCATTCTTTTTCCCACAAGTGCGGACCGTAATTGACATCGGGGGTCAGGATAGCAAGGTGATTCTGGTTGACCCCAAAACGGGTAAAGTCCTCGACTTTCTCATGAATGATAAATGCGCTGCTGGGACCGGACGTTTCTTAGAACTCATGGCGGAA
This portion of the Atribacterota bacterium genome encodes:
- a CDS encoding lipid-binding SYLF domain-containing protein; this encodes MKRLLIAIILCFVIALPLLARENLIIQSRELLEELEESVDRSLFTSLLRRAEGVAIFPEVKRVGLFLGGYFGEGLVLRKDKKGRFFGPAFLKIEGLSVGPQIGVQVQGLVLLLMNRQGIEAFYKDGFTLGGNISIAAGPLGRGFSAGVDTELSSSIYAYAIARGFFAGISIEGARIRDNKKANEAFFGRKTSVQEILTEKQAEDRATRELIRTIRRLRLGEGEET
- a CDS encoding 2-hydroxyacyl-CoA dehydratase family protein codes for the protein MHKKSAFLLQSISFLLERPTLFALLKPYLWWLQWKNPFPTLAQFSYRITLENVLTLYGRKKPVVWASLFFPAEFIYALDGAPFYPEITAGLFSALGVGAIPLFHAESHFFSADLCSYHRLSVGASMLRFFPRPDFLCATSGICRETVPFFQTLAELFGVPLYLVDIPHEFSPKTVRYVASQLRSIAQNLKRDRRVTWDFERPFELAQKTQTVLQEIEALRRKKEVMILPPTKNLDYLPYYYQFMGSETSLSFFQKLRDELRQNPKNPLPHRLLWLHLKPFYSNFLSALLTELGLGIAFEEFAATYSGELKPKEPFQGLAEKITVMSHALMDEKARIARILQWVSEYQTEGVIQFNQWGCRQSQGMNALLRKTLRGEGVPVLFLDGDHIDRRHHTEEQWRTRLQAFAEMLGG
- a CDS encoding acyl-CoA dehydratase activase; protein product: MYVAGLDIGSQSTCAVIWDGEKIRGVALRPSGVNPKQRAEEVLENALREARMSRSSLGKVVATGYGRYQVEADLRVSEITCQAKGVAFFFPQVRTVIDIGGQDSKVILVDPKTGKVLDFLMNDKCAAGTGRFLELMAEVLEIDPGEYGILAEKHQEDVTLSFTCAVFAESELIGLIAQGKTKADLAAAVCQAVAKQVVRMAERLNINPPLAITGGVAQNRGVLYFLEKEIGLKPLVPPEPLLTGALGACLST
- a CDS encoding 2-hydroxyacyl-CoA dehydratase family protein, with the protein product MTRVGYFCSYVPWELLSACGLEGVFLSPSRQPSPEVEALFPVPFCPLAKIVGEEIRSRDFDLTVFALSCDTSRRTWETVRNLFPQKEVLSLEVPFGDSALQIQKFARELEHLGQILARRQGLHPLDLEMRLDAILSSAFSEKKLVGELFFGGKISGRTLLRHEMGKTIVLQTVEKPFILSGSHLFVDNLATLLEERNISFVEETPLGVRRFALVPFKGDLVPSSDPFLDLARMYLSYKFPCPRERNLRLRTLKALITHLEARGIIYLYPKFCDFALHDLAHIRRYITLPILSLEHDLTPNLPQWTTRLEGFLEVTGSA